A window from Rana temporaria chromosome 8, aRanTem1.1, whole genome shotgun sequence encodes these proteins:
- the LOC120909848 gene encoding uncharacterized protein LOC120909848, whose amino-acid sequence MDKNRDHVAKKILTLTLKIIHLLTGEDYGPINKQCICNAPHNKSQSPITEPPLSSLIPEGSNDQKILEVTNKIIKLLTGEVPIRCEDVTIHFSVEEWEYIEGHKDLFEDITEDDWQTLTPLGESIACSTPERSPSPVYAQNSLENIVAVSRQPEEENNSITRDAKDKDDQGSINEDYGVLKDCRQKTGDPPKGLKQDVGHISKDSRQEVANLPNEDKQEVDQIENDCRQEIDLIRKICRQEVETILKDCKREIERIQTDFRPEMNCISRHCKQEAGHLLKDDRQEVDCIPKDCKQEVVSISKDCRHETEHNSGDCKSEVDTILKDCKREVDCSPKDSRRGVNSTPKDFKRDAERNLKDCRWNTGHVRKDWEQEDEEVQQYYEEEQLKEVKIEILSDDEWDDEEWVDTYKEGESPIYINTDESSDGNTPEKGPPNLYLDCREDEYESSQDYQRLVRPQEKASSSLSKNNTQILPKSQPDNGATSSTTLNNINMVKRCSMGQRTFPPGQMELMTHFGIPPAPEHAQMLQQHQQQQQQKNINTARKTTSDIQTLQNFLSEMNENRKVEDIPHTELDTLLSKFLLVVKRKDGNEYEPHTLRCMVGSIDRYLKEHNYMHTIVYGNSKDFPLTKQSLNAKIKFLKKIAESNPPIRQEALTDDDIENLFKSGTLSMDNPTSLLNLVFFNNGIHFALRTKEQYNLMWGDIKMKMDPRGNQYLEYTDRQMEMVENRKNVRQVKPRMYATPHAPDRDPVTAYLKYRSFRPGAMMAPDAPFYLAPNVNYNPAFSEWFRSTKIGIQKIRAMMTTMKIRASLPESKKKVGYITKKRLVERLPQHLLTAPSMAQTMPNNVRSSVNHSIATEVAQHKMPAMINNIPTSMASQSQASSFHPRPSTSRYGEPPVHKRSFTDPDLIQHHNAVMQRNSSLYLNSYAQFIPDEPAKKRKTVPYD is encoded by the exons gttcctataaggtgtgagGATGTCACTATCCATTTCTcagtggaggagtgggagtatatagaaggacacaaggatctctttGAGGACATCACGGAGGACGATTGGCAGACCCTCACACCTCTGG GAGAATCAATCGCCTGCAGTACACCAGAAAGAAGTCCCAGTCCTGTTTATGCACAAAATAGTTTAGAGAACATTGTCGCTGTATCTCGACAACCTGAAGAGGAAAATAACAGTATTACCCGAGATGCTAAAGACAAAGATGACCAGGGGTCTATAAATGAAGATTATGGTGTATTGAAGGATTGTAGGCAGAAAACAGGTGATCCCCCAAAAGGTTTAAAACAGGATGTTGGCCATATCTCTAAAGATTCTAGACAGGAAGTTGCCAACCTCCCAAACGAAGACAAACAGGAAGTTGACCAAATCGAAAATGACTGTAGACAGGAAATTGACCTAATCCGAAAAATTTGTAGGCAAGAAGTCGAGACGATCTTGAAGGACTGTAAACGGGAAATCGAACGTATCCAAACGGATTTTAGACCGGAAATGAACTGCATCTCTAGACATTGTAAACAGGAAGCTGGCCACCTTTTAAAGGACGACAGGCAGGAAGTGGACTGCATCCCTAAAGATTGTAAACAGGAAGTTGTCAGCATCTCCAAGGATTGCAGACATGAAACTGAACATAACTCGGGGGATTGTAAATCGGAAGTTGACACCATCCTAAAGGACTGTAAACGGGAAGTTGACTGTAGTCCAAAGGACAGTAGACGGGGGGTTAACTCCACGCCAAAGGACTTCAAACGGGATGCTGAGCGTAACTTGAAGGATTGCAGATGGAACACTGGCCATGTCCGGAAAGACTGGGAGCAAGAAGATGAAGAGGTCCAGCAGTATTATGAG gAAGAACAACTGAAAGAAGTGAAAATTGAGATCTTATCAGATGATGAGTGGGATGATGAAGAGTGGGTTGACACATATAAAGAAGGAGAAAGCCCTATATATATTAACACAG ATGAATCCAGTGATGGAAATACACCAGAGAAAGGTCCCCCAAATCTCTATCTTGATTGCAGAGAAGATGAATATGAATCATCCCAGGATTATCAG CGCCTTGTTCGGCCTCAGGAAAAAGCAAGCTCCTCGCTAAGCAAAAACAATACTCAGATTTTACCAAAAAGTCAGCCCGATAATGGCGCAACTTCCAGTACAACACTAAACAACATCAACATGGTGAAAAGATGCTCCATGGGGCAGAGGACTTTCCCTCCCGGTCAGATGGAATTGATGACTCACTTTGGAATTCCACCTGCTCCGGAACATGCCCAAATGCTGCAGCAACaccaacagcagcagcagcaaaaaaatatcaaCACTGCCCGAAAAACTACCTCAGACATTCAGACACTCCAGAATTTTTTGAGTGAAATGAACGAAAATCGTAAAGTCGAAGACATACCTCATACTGAGCTTGACACACTGCTTTCGAAGTTCCTTCTTGTGGTGAAAAGGAAGGACGGCAACGAGTACGAGCCACACACCCTCCGCTGCATGGTGGGAAGCATCGATCGGTACCTAAAAGAACACAACTATATGCATACAATTGTATACGGGAACAGCAAGGACTTCCCGTTGACCAAGCAGTCACTCAATGCCAaaataaaatttttgaaaaagataGCGGAGAGCAATCCGCCGATCAGACAGGAGGCTTTGACGGACGACGACATTGAAAACCTCTTCAAGAGTGGTACGCTGTCGATGGACAACCCAACAAGCTTGCTAAACTTGGTGTTTTTCAACAACGGAATTCATTTTGCCCTACGAACAAAAGAACAGTACAACCTTATGTGGGGCGACATTAAGATGAAAATGGACCCCAGAGGGAACCAGTATTTGGAGTACACTGATCGCCAGATGGAGATGGTGGAAAACCGCAAAAATGTTAGACAAGTTAAGCCAAGGATGTACGCAACCCCACATGCCCCAGACCGAGATCCGGTGACGGCATACCTAAAATACAGGAGCTTTAGGCCCGGTGCCATGATGGCACCAGACGCCCCTTTTTATTTAGCCCCCAACGTCAACTACAACCCTGCCTTCTCAGAATGGTTCCGCTCTACAAAAATAGGAATCCAGAAAATTCGAGCGATGATGACGACCATGAAAATTCGGGCATCTCTTCCAGAATCAAAAAAGAAAGTAGGGTATATTACAAAAAAGAGATTGGTAGAAAGACTTCCACAACACCTCTTGACAGCCCCTTCAATGGCGCAAACTATGCCGAACAACGTACGCAGCAGTGTCAATCATTCGATTGCCACCGAGGTAGCGCAGCATAAAATGCCAGCCATGATTAATAACATCCCGACATCAATGGCGAGCCAGTCGCAAGCTAGCAGTTTTCACCCGCGACCTTCGACAAGCAGATATGGGGAGCCACCTGTCCATAAAAGAAGCTTCACGGACCCTGACTTAATTCAGCATCACAATGCGGTTATGCAGCGTAATTCGTCTCTCTATCTCAATAGCTACGCTCAATTCATACCGGATGAACCAGCAAAGAAGCGCAAAACGGTCCCTTACGACTAA